The Qipengyuania aurantiaca genome contains the following window.
GAAGTAAGAGCCGATGAAACGGCCAACCATGGCGCCGCCCCAGTAAAGGCCGATCATCCAGCCGATCACGCTTTCCGGTTCGCCAAGGACACGGTCCTGCGCGAGGTAGTTGATGATGATCGAGCCGATCGAGACCTCGGCACCCACGTAGAGGAAGATGCAGAGCGCGCCAAAGCTGAAACGGCTGCGGCGCAGCAGGTCGTTGTCGTACAGCCAGGTGAGCGGCGCTGCGACGATCAGCAGCACGCCGAGCCAGGCGTTGACGTTGATCGCGAGCAGCGCGCCGACGACGATGATCGCAAGGCCGACAAGGTAGCGGCCATTCGACACGAACTCGTTCTCGCCCATCATTTTCGCATCATGCGGCAGGCGATTGCGGAACAGCCACACGGCAAGGGCCACGATAGCGATCAGGGCGGCGACGCCGAGATAGCCCTGCCAGATGGCTTCGCTTTCGGCCTGACGATAGGCGGTGAGCTCCGCTCCGGAGAGCTGGTCTGCGGTCACATTCGCAAGACTGCCGAGGATCACCGCAGCGCCCACGATCGGGAAGACGGTGGTGCCGAGCGAGTTGAACGCCTGTGCGAAGGTGAGGCGGCTGTGCGCCGTCTTTTGCGGGCCGAGCAGGGAGATGAGCGGGTTGGCCACCACCTGCACGATCACCACGCCGCTGGCGAGAATGAACAGGGCGAAGAGGAAGATCTCGTAGGTCGCCGTCTGGCTCGCCGGGATGAACAGCAGGCAGCCGACCATCATGGTCAGCAGGCCGGCCACTGCGCCGCGCATATAGCCGAGCTTCTTGACCAGCTTCGCGCCCGGAATACCGATCACGAGGTAGGCGAAGAAGAAGCAGAACTGCACCAGCATCGCTTCGGTGTAGTTGAGCGTGAAGAGTTCCTTCAGCTTTGGGATGATCACATCGTTGAGCGAGGTGATGCCGCCGAAGATGAAGAACAGGCCGAAGACGAAGTAGTTGAGGCCGGGCGCCTGGATGCCGGCGCCCTCTTCCTCGATCGGGTTCGGATCCGTGCTCGACGAAACGTCGGGTGCGAGTGCCATTTCAAGTGTCCTCCCAAGTCCCGGTGCGACCCAACGTAGCCCGGGTTTTGTTGCTGCGCTTTGTGTGCCAGCCTTTCGCCGTCACACAAAGCGAATACGATTGCGGCTCAGAAAGAGCAGTCGGTGCCTTCTGCGAATTCCTCGCGCACCACCGAGCCGATGTTGATCTTGAACGGTCCCTGCGAGGTGATCGTCAGCGACGGACCGAGGTCGGCCATGCAGGCATCGGTCAGGATCATCTCGCGATAGCCCTTGCCTTCCGCAACCGAGAGTTCCTGCGTGACGTCCAGCGGCTCGCTTGCGCCGACCTTCAGGTACACGGCTGCGGACGGGCGCGTCTGGACTTCGTAGGTGACGCGGTAGCCATAGCCACTGTCGCCGCCCGCCTGCACCAGTTCG
Protein-coding sequences here:
- a CDS encoding sugar MFS transporter — encoded protein: MALAPDVSSSTDPNPIEEEGAGIQAPGLNYFVFGLFFIFGGITSLNDVIIPKLKELFTLNYTEAMLVQFCFFFAYLVIGIPGAKLVKKLGYMRGAVAGLLTMMVGCLLFIPASQTATYEIFLFALFILASGVVIVQVVANPLISLLGPQKTAHSRLTFAQAFNSLGTTVFPIVGAAVILGSLANVTADQLSGAELTAYRQAESEAIWQGYLGVAALIAIVALAVWLFRNRLPHDAKMMGENEFVSNGRYLVGLAIIVVGALLAINVNAWLGVLLIVAAPLTWLYDNDLLRRSRFSFGALCIFLYVGAEVSIGSIIINYLAQDRVLGEPESVIGWMIGLYWGGAMVGRFIGSYFLRIFSPGKILAFNATGSIILILISIMSTGEVAAYSLLAVGLMNSIMFPTIFSLACEKLGPRAADGSGIINVAIFGGAVVPLLYGVLADASGSLAFAMILPIACYAIIAGFGLFARRPAAA